GTCAGTCGAGGGCGGCGTCCAGGGTGATCTCCGTGCCCGTGAGGGCCTTGCTCACCGGGCAGCCCGCCTTGGCGGACTCGGCGGCGCGCACGAACCCGTCGGCGTCGAGGTTCTCGACCTCGCCGCGGACCGTCAGGTGGATGCCGCTGATGCGGAACCCGCCCGCCGGATCGGGGCGCAGCGTCACGTCGGCCGTCACGTGCAGGGCGACGGGAGTGCAGCCCGCCTCGGCGATGACGGCGGACAGCTGCATCGCGAAGCACGACGAGTGCGCGGCGGCGATGAGCTCCTCGGGGCTCGTCGTGCCACCCGCGTCGTCCGCGGCGCGCTTCGGGAACGAGACGTCGTACGTGCCGACGCCCGAGCTCGTCAGCTCGACCTGGCCGCCACCCTCCATGAGCGTGCCGTTCCAGGCGGTGCGTGCGGTGCGCGTGGGCATGCGGTCTCCTCGGTGTCGTGGCTCGGCGCGCCACCGCGGCGCACCGCGTCCCACGCTAGGAGGCCGGGCCGCCCGCCGCGCGCGGACCCGTCACGGTGGACACCGCCGCAGGTCAGCGGGCGCGCTCGAGGTGCCCGGCGACGATCTGCGTCGGGGCGCCCGCCTCGCGCAACGCCCACGCGGCGCGCGCGTGCACGGCCCGTCGCCGGGGCTCGTCGAGGCCCGCGTACAGCGCGCTGCGGACGAGGTCGTGCCGGAAGACGAGCCGGTCGGCGCGCGCGTGCACGAGCCCGGCGGCGAGCGCGACGCGCAGCGTCCGCCAGCAGTCCGGCACGGGGCACCCGACGAGCGTCGCGAGGTCGGTCACGACGAACGACGTCCCCAGCACCGAGGCGTGCGCGAGCAGGTCGAGCACGTCGTCGTCGAGGTAGTCGAGCCGGGTCCGGACGAGGGTGTCGAGCGCCGCCAGCCACGTCGCGCCCTGCACGTCGACCACGCCGTCGCGGACCTCCAGCGCGCCCGCGGACCGCGCGGTGCGGACCACGTCGGTGACGAACCGCGGGTTGCCGCCCGTCGTCGCGAGCGCGCCGCGCAGCGCAGGCCCGACGGACCCGCCGACGAGGCGCTGCGCGAGCTCGACGGTCGCGAGCGGCCCGAGAGGGCGCAGCTCGACGTAGCGGGCCCCGGCGCGCACCCACGCGTCGACGACGGTCGAGAGCTCGACGCGGTTCGGCACGGGCCGGAACGTCATGACGACGAGCGCGGCGGGCACGTCGCCCTCGTGCGCGAGCGCGTGGAGCACGTCGAGCGACGCGGGGTCGGCGTCGTGCACGTCCTCCAGCACGAGCACCCACGGCCCGCCGTCACCGCGGCGGCGCAGGAGCGCGGCGAACAGCTCGGCGGCGCGGGCCCGGCGCTCCTCGACGAGCGCGGCACCCCGCAGCCCGCCCCGGCGCACGTCGGCCCGCAGCGCGTCGATGAGGTCGGTGAGCTCGGCCTCGACGGGCCCGCGCGCGACACCGTGCGGGTGCGCGAGGAGGGCGTCGGCGAGCAGCGCGTACGGCTCGGGTCGCTCGCGGGTCGCGCGCGTGGCGCGCAGCCCGAGGCTGAGCAGGCGTGCGCTCGACGTGAGCGCCTCGACCAGGCCGGTCCGGCCGATGCCGGCCTCGCCCTCGACGAGGACGGTCGCGCCGTGTCCGCCGGCGGCGGAGGCCAGCAGGTCGTCGAGGTCGTCGAGCTCCGCGGCCCGCCCGACCAGCGGCCACGTGCGGCCGGGCTCGGCCGAGGTGCTCATGCGCCCGATCGTAGGGCGCGCGCGGCCGCTGCGGCGGGACGCGGGCACGACGACGGCCCGGGTGCGCGGGGCGCCCGGGCCGTCGGTCGTGCTGGTCCTGCGTGCGGGGACGGCGTCAGCCGACGTACTCCCAGTGCCACGCCTCCGGCTTGCTGCTGCCGCGCTCCGCCCACGACGGGTGCGTCCAGGAGAACCGGTCGGCGTTCGACTTCATCCACGCGAACTGCTTGGTGCCGAACGACTCGATGCCACCGCCGAGGTCGACCGCGACACCCGTGCCGTGGTTCGACGTGCCCGGCGTGGCGCACAGCCAGCCCTTGGTGCGGCGGCAGGCGACCTGGCCCGCGTAGGAGCGGTAGGAGTCGGAGATGCTGAGGTTGGTGCCGAACGCGGCGAGGTAGGCGGCGTTGAGCTGCTCGAGCGCCTCGGCGGCGTCGCAGCGCAGCTGCACCGACCCGTCCCACGAGACGCCGCACAGCGCCTCGCCGGGGATCTTGCCGTTGGCGTAGCCGAGCAGCGACTGCTTCCAGGCGGCGCGCTGCGCGGCCTGCTCGGCGGCGACGCGGGCGGCCTCAGCGGCGGCGGCGGCCTCGGCGTCGGCCTGGGCCTGCGCGGCGGCGGCTGCGGTGCGGTTCGCCTCGGCGGTCGTGCGGATCTCGTCCGTGAGCGCCGCGACCTCGGCGGCGGCGTCGCGGATCGTCGCCGGGCTCGCGTCGTCCTCGTCGACCCGCTCGACGGGCGCCTCGGTCGTCGCGCCGGGAGCCGGGCTCGCCGTCGCGTCGGGGGTCGCCTGGGCGGCCGGGTCGCTCGCGGTCGGGGTCGGCTCGGCCGCCTCGTCGGTCGTCGCGGGGGCGTCGGTCGTCGTCGGGGCGTCCGTCGTCGCGGCCGGGTCGCTCTCCGACCGGTCGGCGGCGCGCGAGGTGCGCTCGCGCTCGGGCCGGACGTCCTCCGGGAGCGCGTCCACGAGTGCCTCGAGGCGGTCGGTCGCGGCCTGGAGCTCGGCGAGCCGGGTGACGTCGACGGCGGCCTGCTGACCCTCCGTCTGGGCGGCGGAGCTGGCCTCGATCGCGTCGTCGGCGAGACCGACGGCCTGCGTGACGGCCCGGGCGTGCGCGGCCTGCGCCTGCTCGGCGGCCTGCGCGGCCTGGACGGCCTGCTGCTCCTCGCCCTTCGCGGACGCGGCGGCCGTGACGCTGCCGCCGAGCGCGATGGCGAGCACCGCGACGACGGCGCCCTGGGCGAGCCGGGCGGGCATGTGGCCGCCGCGCGGCAGCACGTGCGCCCGGGGGCGGTGCGTCCGGCGCAGGACCGCGCGGGTGGCGCCGGTGTCGGCGGACACGCGCTCGGTCGCGTCCACGACGACGGGGGTCGGGGTCGTGCGGGCAGGGGTGCTGTCGTCCCGGGGGGCGGAGGGGACGACGGGGGTCGCGGCAGTGCGCGGGGCGACGTGCTTGCCTCCCCGCGACCGACGCGCCGGGATCGGCAATCTGTCACTCACGCGCTTCACGTTAAGTGAGTCGGACGGCCGCCCCGGACACTTGAGACGAAGAACATGTGCGGATCCCGTCACGTCTCCGTCACAGAATTCACAGGGAGGCGGTCGGCAAGCGTGTTCCCCCAGGTCACAGGCCCGCGAACGGCCGTTTCGGACACTCCGGACAGGCCCATCCGGGCGCTGTGGCATTCGTCACGCAAGCGCGACACAAGCCGCCCGGGCACCGACCGCTACGCTTCGAGCGTGCCAGCCGACGACCTCTCGACGACCCCCGCCCCGCGCGGGCTCGACGACCTCTACGACATCAGCCGGCTGGCCGCTCGGCTCGGCGTCGAGCACTCCACGATCCGCGTCTGGCTGTCCCGCAAGGTGCCGTGGCTGCCCGCCCCCGACGGGCGTCTCAACGGCGGCGCGGTCTGGCGCGCGACCACCCTCGAGGGCATCGAGCAGCGCCGCACCCCCGGCCGGCCCGGCCGCAAGCCCGGGTTCGTCCCGTCGCGCGCCGCCGCCGACGTCGCCCGCACCAGCCCCTCCGTGCCGACCACGACCGGCGCCCTGCCCGTCGTCACGAGCACCGCCGAGCTCCCCGTCGTCGCCACCACCACCGGCGCGCTGCCCCTCGTCGCGACCGGAGCGACCGCCGTCGTCGCGACGACCACCGGCCCGCTGCCCGTCGTCGCCACCACCACGGGCGCCCTCCCGCTCGTCGTCACCGGCGCCCTGCCCGTCGTCGCCCCCGCCGCCGACGCGCTCGCCGCGGCGGACGTCGCCGCCGGCCTCCCGGCGGCCGCACCCGCCGTCCCGGTCTCGGCGGGCTAGCCGTACCGACCCGCCGCGTCGTCGACGCGCTCGATGGGTCGTCGCCCATGCGCACAGCCCCACGCGCGCGCGACCGCGGGGCGCGCGCCCGTCACCCGACCCGTCGACGCGGCGCTCGCGTCCTACCCTGAGGAGATGGGCGCCGTCCCGGACCCCGAGCGCGCGGCCGACGTCGCGGAGGCGATGCGCACCCTCGCACGCGAGCACTTCCTCCCCGAGGAGCAGCGGCACCGGGCCGGCGAGGACCACCCGCTCCCCCTGTGGCACGGCCAGACCAGCTCGCAGCCCAGCACCGTCGCCGCCATGCTGCGGCTGCTCCAGGTGCCGGTGGGCGCGCGCGTCCTCGACGTCGGCAGCGGCTCGGGCTGGACGACCGCGCTGCTCGGCAGGCTCGTCGGACCCGGCGGCGCGGTGCTCGGCCTGGAGCTCGACCCGCAGCTGGCCGACTGGGGCCGCGGCAACGTCGTCGCGTGCGGGATGCCGTGGGTCGCGGTCGAGCGCGCCGACCCGCACGTCCTGGGACGTCCGGTCGACGGCGGCTGGGACCGCGTGCTCGTGTCCGCGGCACCCCGCGCGCTGCCGCAGGCGCTCGTCGACCAGGTCGCCGAGGGCGGTCGCATGGTCATCCCCGTCCGCTCGACCATGCACCTCGTGCGCCGCGTCGACGGACGCGTGCTGGTCACGACGCACGGCTCCTACACGTTCGTGCCGCTGCGCTGACGCAGGTCGCGGGGACGGCCGCCGACCGGCGCCGGGACGCGCGTCCGACTCCGACGAAAAAGACGACCGTGCACGGGGGTGACGAATGTCGTGACTCGTCAGTAACGTGCACGAGGCACCCGGGTGCGCGCGCCAGGAAGCGGCTCGTCGTCCGGGTGCACGCCGGTCCTCACCAGTCAGGGATGTGCACATGTCACGTCGTCCGTTGCTCGCCGGGCTCACCGCCCTGTCCGTCACCCTCGGAACCGCCGTCCTCGGCGCGCAGCCCGCCACCGCGGCACCGCCCCCGGACACCCCGAGCGCCGCCGACCCCGGCACGCTCGACCCCCGCGCCGCCGCCCGCGTGTCGCGCGACCTGCAGGACGCCACCGGACGCGTCACCGCGTTCGTCCAGCTCGACGCGAAGTCCGGCGCCGACGTCGTCGCCGACGGCGGCTCCCCCGCCCAGGTCCGCGCCCAGGCCGAGGTCACCGAGGAGCTCGCCGAGGACGTCGTCCCGCAGGAGCAGACGGCACGCACCGCCAAGGCTGCGGAGCCGCAGCGCATCGCCACCCTGACCAACCTCGTCGCTGGCACGCTCGTCACCGGTGACGCCGCCGAGGTCCGCGCGCTCGCCGACAGCCCCGACGTCGTGGCCGTCTACCGCGTCGCGCGCAAGACCGTCGACAACGCCCACCAGGTCGAGTTCACGCGTGCGCTCGCGACGTGGCAGAGCACGGGCCAGACCGGCGAGGGCGTCCGCGTGGGCGTCATCGACACCGGCCTCGACTACACGCACGCGGACTTCGGCGGCCCCGGCACCGTCGAGGCGTACGAGCAGGCGTACGGCGAGGACGGCACCCAGCCCGTGCCCGCCGGGCTGTTCGACCCCGAGAAGTTCCTGGGCGGCTACGACTTCGCCGGCCCGCTCTACGACGGCAACACCGACGACCCGCTGCCCGGCTCGACGCCCGTCCCCACGCCCGACGAGAACCCGATCGACCCGACGTACCTGTCCGACAACGTCGGTCACGGCACGCACGTCGCGGGCACCGCCGCCGGCTACGGCGTCCTGCCCGACGGCACGACGTTCGAGGGCGACTACACGTCCCTGACGTCGGTCGCGGACTGGCAGGTCGGACCGGGCACCGCGCCCGAGGCCGGGCTGTACGCGTTCAAGGTGTTCGGCGACATCGGCGGCTCGACCGAGCTCACCGGTCTCGCGCTCGACCGCGCCGCCGACCCGAACGCCGACGGCGACTTCGGCGACCGGCTCGACGTGCTGAACCTGTCGCTCGGCGCCGCCGGCGCGCCCGCCGACGACCCGGACACGCTGCTGGTCAACGCGCTCGTCGCGCTCGGCACGGTCGTCGTCAACTCCGCGGGCAACTCGGGCGACATCACCGACATCGGCGGCTCCCCCGGCAACGCCGCGGGCGCCCTGACGGTCGCCAACTCGGTCGGCTCGCCCCAGACGTACGACGGCATCGAGGTCACGGCGGCCGCGAACCCCGCGCTCGTCGGGCTGCACTCCGGCCAGAACTCCATCGCCTACTCGGGCCCGGACGTGACCGCACCGGTCGCGTCCGTCGGTGCGTCGTTCGACGGCTGCACGGCGTTCACCGCCGCCCAGGCCGCGACGGTCGCCGGCAAGATCGCCTACCTCTGGTGGGACGACGACGACTCGACCCGCCGCTGCGGCTCGGTCGTCCGGTTCAACAACGCGACCGCCGCGGGCGCCGTCGGCGTCCTGCTGCCCACCGAGCAGACGGTCTTCTCCGCCGGCATCTCGGGCAACGCCGCGATCCCGGGCGCCCAGATGACGGCCTCCACGACCGACGCGCTGCTGCCGGAGATCACGGCCGGCACGCTCACCGTGCACATCGGCCCGTCGCTCGCCGGCGCGGTCGTCGCGGACATCGCGGGCGACGCCCTCAACCCGGGCTCGTCGCGCGGCGAGCACGGCTCGCTCGGGCACGCGAAGCCCGACGTCGCCGCGCCCGGCACGCTGATCTTCTCGGCGGCGTCCGGCACGGGCAACGAGCCGCAGTCGCTGTCCGGCACGTCGATGGCGTCGCCGCACGTCGCCGGCATCGCCGCACTCGTCCGTGGTGCGCACCCGAGCTGGGACGCCACGCAGGTCAAGGCGGCGGTCGTCAACACCGCGACGCACGACGTCTGGACGGGCCAGAACCAGACCGGTGAGACCTACGGACCGCGCCGCGTCGGGTCGGGTCGCGTCGACGCGCTCCAGGCCGTGGGCACGAACGTCGTCGCCTACAACACGCAGGACCCGAAGCAGACGTCCGTCGCCTTCGGCGTCGTCGAGGTCGGCGCCCAGACCGTCGTGCAGAAGAAGACGGTCACGGTGAAGAACCTCGGGACGGCGAGCGCGCGCTACAGCACGTCCGTCACCACGTCGACGACCACCGGGGGCGCGACCGTCACCGCGTCGCCCGCGTCGTTCACGCTGCCGGCCGGCGGCTCCGCGATCGTCACCCTGACGCTCACGGCCGACCCGTCGACCCTCAGCCGCGACCTCGACCCGACCTCCGCGGCGACGACCGCCGGCGTGCCGCGCGAGTACGTGTCCGAGGTGTCAGGCCGCCTGGTGCTCACGTCGGGCTCGCAGGAGCTGCGCGTGCCCGTGCAGGCCGCGCCGCGCCTGGTCAGCGAGCTCACCGCGGCTCCCGTCGCGTTCGCCGACCCGGCCGCCACCACCGCACCGCTCACGCTCTCGGGCCGCGGCGTCGCGGAGGGCGGCTGGTACTCGCTCACCACGCCGCTCGTGCTCGGCACGACCGACGCGCGTCGCGAGGCCACGCCCGACGGCTTCCTCACCTCGGAGTCCACGCTGGCGGCCGGTGACATCCGGTACGTGGGCTGGGCGTCGAACGCTCCGCAGGTCGCGGCCGCGGGCGGCGACCCCGCCGCGGACGGCGTCATCGGGCTCGGTCTCGCCACGGACGGCGAGTGGAACACGCTCGGGCTCGGCTGGCTGCCGGTGTTCGACATCGACGTGGACGGTGACGGCACGGCGGACTTCCAGACCGCGGTGCAGAAGGTGCCGGACACCGACATCACGCTCGCGACCACGTACGACCTCGCGACCGACGACGCGGTGTCGCAGTGGCCCGTCAACGCGTTCTTCGGCAACGTCGAGGCGGGCGTGTTCGACAACAACGTCCTCGTCGCGCCGGTCGACATCGCCGCGCTGGGTCTCGCGCCCGGCGCGACGCCGACGGTCACGGCGTGGACGTACTCGCCGGACTACGCGGTCACGCCGCCGGCGATCGACGAGGCCGACCCGTTCACGATCGACCCGTTCGACCCGCCGTTCTGGTTCGAGCCGGACATCGCGGGCTCGTTCTCGTCGCTCGGCGCGGACGGCACCGAGATCCCCGTGCACCGCTCCGCGGACGCGGGCTCCGGCACGCTGCTCGTCCTGCACCACCTCAACGCCGACCCCGCCGCGCGTGCGCAGCTCGTCGACGTGACGGTGCCGGAGCCGACGGCGACGACCACGACGCTCACGGCGAGCGGCGCGTCGAAGGCCGGCCAGGAGCTCACGCTCACGGCGACCGTCAC
The sequence above is a segment of the Cellulomonas fimi genome. Coding sequences within it:
- a CDS encoding AAA family ATPase; this translates as MSTSAEPGRTWPLVGRAAELDDLDDLLASAAGGHGATVLVEGEAGIGRTGLVEALTSSARLLSLGLRATRATRERPEPYALLADALLAHPHGVARGPVEAELTDLIDALRADVRRGGLRGAALVEERRARAAELFAALLRRRGDGGPWVLVLEDVHDADPASLDVLHALAHEGDVPAALVVMTFRPVPNRVELSTVVDAWVRAGARYVELRPLGPLATVELAQRLVGGSVGPALRGALATTGGNPRFVTDVVRTARSAGALEVRDGVVDVQGATWLAALDTLVRTRLDYLDDDVLDLLAHASVLGTSFVVTDLATLVGCPVPDCWRTLRVALAAGLVHARADRLVFRHDLVRSALYAGLDEPRRRAVHARAAWALREAGAPTQIVAGHLERAR
- a CDS encoding S8 family serine peptidase — encoded protein: MSRRPLLAGLTALSVTLGTAVLGAQPATAAPPPDTPSAADPGTLDPRAAARVSRDLQDATGRVTAFVQLDAKSGADVVADGGSPAQVRAQAEVTEELAEDVVPQEQTARTAKAAEPQRIATLTNLVAGTLVTGDAAEVRALADSPDVVAVYRVARKTVDNAHQVEFTRALATWQSTGQTGEGVRVGVIDTGLDYTHADFGGPGTVEAYEQAYGEDGTQPVPAGLFDPEKFLGGYDFAGPLYDGNTDDPLPGSTPVPTPDENPIDPTYLSDNVGHGTHVAGTAAGYGVLPDGTTFEGDYTSLTSVADWQVGPGTAPEAGLYAFKVFGDIGGSTELTGLALDRAADPNADGDFGDRLDVLNLSLGAAGAPADDPDTLLVNALVALGTVVVNSAGNSGDITDIGGSPGNAAGALTVANSVGSPQTYDGIEVTAAANPALVGLHSGQNSIAYSGPDVTAPVASVGASFDGCTAFTAAQAATVAGKIAYLWWDDDDSTRRCGSVVRFNNATAAGAVGVLLPTEQTVFSAGISGNAAIPGAQMTASTTDALLPEITAGTLTVHIGPSLAGAVVADIAGDALNPGSSRGEHGSLGHAKPDVAAPGTLIFSAASGTGNEPQSLSGTSMASPHVAGIAALVRGAHPSWDATQVKAAVVNTATHDVWTGQNQTGETYGPRRVGSGRVDALQAVGTNVVAYNTQDPKQTSVAFGVVEVGAQTVVQKKTVTVKNLGTASARYSTSVTTSTTTGGATVTASPASFTLPAGGSAIVTLTLTADPSTLSRDLDPTSAATTAGVPREYVSEVSGRLVLTSGSQELRVPVQAAPRLVSELTAAPVAFADPAATTAPLTLSGRGVAEGGWYSLTTPLVLGTTDARREATPDGFLTSESTLAAGDIRYVGWASNAPQVAAAGGDPAADGVIGLGLATDGEWNTLGLGWLPVFDIDVDGDGTADFQTAVQKVPDTDITLATTYDLATDDAVSQWPVNAFFGNVEAGVFDNNVLVAPVDIAALGLAPGATPTVTAWTYSPDYAVTPPAIDEADPFTIDPFDPPFWFEPDIAGSFSSLGADGTEIPVHRSADAGSGTLLVLHHLNADPAARAQLVDVTVPEPTATTTTLTASGASKAGQELTLTATVTPAEATGTVRFLDGDTEIASAAVSGGTATAKVRLGAGKHALTAVFTPDSALFASSTSAVVTVDLKKSGSSTALTLSRNSGPYGAAVAATVTVTGQTAAPAGTVEIREGSKVLGTGTLAVTGLVGTATIALPQDLTVGTHQLTAVYTGSADVSTSKSQRSYRVTPAVAKATLSTESWTVPAGAKPSVTVTVSGAAGAPAPTGKVTVLHNLRTVATVQLKDGAATVTLPAVKVGGYVTALYAGDKGYLPTVTTHALTVTRS
- a CDS encoding OsmC family protein; this encodes MPTRTARTAWNGTLMEGGGQVELTSSGVGTYDVSFPKRAADDAGGTTSPEELIAAAHSSCFAMQLSAVIAEAGCTPVALHVTADVTLRPDPAGGFRISGIHLTVRGEVENLDADGFVRAAESAKAGCPVSKALTGTEITLDAALD
- a CDS encoding D-alanyl-D-alanine carboxypeptidase family protein; its protein translation is MDATERVSADTGATRAVLRRTHRPRAHVLPRGGHMPARLAQGAVVAVLAIALGGSVTAAASAKGEEQQAVQAAQAAEQAQAAHARAVTQAVGLADDAIEASSAAQTEGQQAAVDVTRLAELQAATDRLEALVDALPEDVRPERERTSRAADRSESDPAATTDAPTTTDAPATTDEAAEPTPTASDPAAQATPDATASPAPGATTEAPVERVDEDDASPATIRDAAAEVAALTDEIRTTAEANRTAAAAAQAQADAEAAAAAEAARVAAEQAAQRAAWKQSLLGYANGKIPGEALCGVSWDGSVQLRCDAAEALEQLNAAYLAAFGTNLSISDSYRSYAGQVACRRTKGWLCATPGTSNHGTGVAVDLGGGIESFGTKQFAWMKSNADRFSWTHPSWAERGSSKPEAWHWEYVG
- a CDS encoding protein-L-isoaspartate O-methyltransferase family protein, with amino-acid sequence MGAVPDPERAADVAEAMRTLAREHFLPEEQRHRAGEDHPLPLWHGQTSSQPSTVAAMLRLLQVPVGARVLDVGSGSGWTTALLGRLVGPGGAVLGLELDPQLADWGRGNVVACGMPWVAVERADPHVLGRPVDGGWDRVLVSAAPRALPQALVDQVAEGGRMVIPVRSTMHLVRRVDGRVLVTTHGSYTFVPLR